In one Sphingomonas sp. S1-29 genomic region, the following are encoded:
- the rpsF gene encoding 30S ribosomal protein S6 yields MALYEHVFLARQDLAQAQVDALAENATKIITDNDGTVVKTETWGLRGLAYRIAKNRKAHYVLLEIDAPAGVVAELERQTAINEDVIRYMTVRVDEHEAGPTVMMRKGERDRERRRDRDGGDRPDRGPRRDREEGENN; encoded by the coding sequence ATGGCTCTGTACGAGCATGTGTTCCTTGCGCGCCAGGATCTGGCACAAGCGCAGGTGGATGCACTGGCGGAAAACGCCACCAAGATCATCACCGACAATGACGGCACCGTGGTGAAGACCGAAACGTGGGGCCTGCGCGGCCTGGCGTATCGCATCGCCAAGAACCGCAAGGCGCATTATGTGCTCCTCGAAATCGACGCCCCCGCAGGCGTCGTCGCCGAGCTCGAGCGCCAGACCGCGATCAACGAAGACGTGATCCGCTACATGACCGTCCGCGTCGACGAGCATGAAGCCGGCCCGACCGTGATGATGCGCAAGGGCGAGCGCGACCGCGAGCGTCGTCGTGACCGCGACGGTGGTGACCGTCCCGACCGTGGCCCGCGCCGCGACCGTGAAGAAGGGGAGAACAACTAA
- a CDS encoding RcnB family protein, protein MKKIAIAAVAVSMLTVPAMAQAQQRTVIERGNRTVIVDRANGVQQRTVVNNRRGNVVRQNVRVASRPVVRQNVRVAQRPIVRQQVRYAQPVNQYRSWQRGQQFNRSFAPNYRQIDYRSYQQRGLYAPPRGQQWVQSGNDAVLVALASGLIGAVIGGAF, encoded by the coding sequence ATGAAGAAGATCGCAATCGCAGCCGTCGCAGTCTCGATGCTCACCGTACCTGCCATGGCGCAGGCGCAGCAGCGCACCGTCATCGAGCGCGGCAACCGCACCGTCATCGTCGACCGCGCCAATGGCGTCCAGCAGCGCACCGTGGTCAACAATCGTCGCGGCAATGTGGTTCGCCAGAACGTCCGCGTCGCCAGCCGGCCGGTGGTCCGCCAGAACGTCCGGGTCGCGCAGCGCCCGATCGTTCGCCAGCAGGTCCGCTACGCACAGCCGGTGAACCAGTATCGCAGCTGGCAGCGTGGGCAGCAGTTCAACCGGTCGTTCGCGCCCAACTATCGCCAGATCGACTATCGGTCGTATCAGCAGCGCGGCCTCTATGCCCCGCCGCGTGGCCAGCAGTGGGTGCAGTCGGGCAACGATGCAGTCCTCGTGGCGCTCGCAAGCGGCCTGATCGGCGCCGTCATCGGCGGCGCATTCTAA
- a CDS encoding glycosyltransferase family 87 protein: MRRRPSPFSPLRELTAFNGKRALSYRSIAVTMVVGVMVLWFAAGRDGADAAGRAIGTDFVSFWTASQVALADGGAAAYDIGRHGLAQRTAFGPGDGYVAFFYPPIFLMLCLPMALLPYLAALALWLGSTAVAYVIMVRRWLGGSFGSAALTLAAFPPTLLNAGHGQNAFLTAALFGGGLLAMRTRPWLAGLLLGLLVMKPHLAILLPLALACRGEWRTFVATGVAATGWCVLSWVVLGTGAWEGFVASTGLARSTLEDGLVSPAKMVSMFAAMRVLSLDVATAYAAQAAFAAVGAAAVIYAARARLPRPAQDAILAAATLTVSPFLLDYDLTLMAIPLAWWFAQTQQRGFQPYEKAALLALFIAPLFLRTLATAASLPLAPLVTGGLLLGCWRAALTTSPSHHSRAASAR, from the coding sequence GGCCCTCACCTTTCTCGCCACTGCGCGAATTGACCGCGTTCAACGGCAAGCGCGCGCTAAGCTACCGGTCCATAGCGGTGACGATGGTCGTCGGCGTGATGGTGCTATGGTTCGCGGCGGGACGCGATGGCGCAGACGCCGCAGGCCGCGCGATAGGCACCGATTTCGTGAGCTTCTGGACCGCGTCGCAGGTCGCCTTGGCCGATGGCGGCGCTGCCGCGTACGACATAGGCCGGCACGGCCTAGCACAACGTACAGCGTTCGGCCCCGGTGACGGCTATGTAGCGTTCTTCTATCCGCCGATATTCCTGATGCTGTGCCTGCCGATGGCGTTGCTGCCCTATCTCGCGGCGCTCGCGCTGTGGCTCGGCAGCACCGCGGTGGCCTATGTCATCATGGTCCGGCGGTGGCTCGGCGGCAGCTTTGGTAGCGCCGCGCTGACGCTGGCAGCCTTTCCGCCAACCCTGCTTAACGCTGGGCACGGCCAGAATGCGTTTCTCACCGCCGCACTGTTCGGCGGCGGGCTGCTCGCGATGCGCACGCGCCCCTGGCTGGCTGGGCTGCTGCTCGGCCTGCTGGTGATGAAGCCGCATCTGGCCATCCTGCTGCCGCTGGCGCTGGCGTGCCGCGGCGAATGGCGGACCTTCGTTGCGACCGGGGTTGCCGCCACAGGATGGTGCGTGCTGAGTTGGGTAGTCCTAGGGACCGGTGCGTGGGAAGGTTTCGTCGCCAGTACCGGCCTCGCACGCTCGACGCTCGAGGACGGGCTGGTATCGCCCGCCAAGATGGTCAGCATGTTCGCCGCGATGCGGGTGCTGTCGCTCGACGTCGCGACCGCCTACGCCGCACAGGCGGCATTTGCCGCGGTCGGCGCCGCTGCGGTCATCTACGCCGCCCGCGCGCGACTTCCCCGCCCAGCGCAGGACGCGATCCTGGCGGCGGCGACGCTGACGGTGTCGCCCTTCCTGCTGGACTATGACCTGACGTTGATGGCGATACCCTTGGCGTGGTGGTTCGCGCAGACGCAGCAGCGCGGGTTCCAGCCCTATGAAAAGGCCGCGCTGCTCGCGCTTTTCATCGCGCCGCTGTTCCTCCGGACGCTGGCGACCGCCGCATCGCTGCCACTCGCGCCGCTGGTTACCGGTGGGCTACTGCTCGGCTGCTGGCGCGCTGCGCTTACAACATCGCCATCCCACCATTCACGTGCAGCGTCTGCCCGGTGA
- the fabD gene encoding ACP S-malonyltransferase produces MRAFIFPGQGSQAVGMGLALSQASSAARELFQEVDDALGQHLYRMMTQGPESNLLLTENAQPAIMANAIAVLRVLERECGVRVADKAGYVAGHSLGEYTALCAAGAIDVATTARLLKLRGQAMQAAVPVGEGAMAALLGADREKAQAIADAAAQGEVCTVANDNDPGQVVISGARGAIERAVALAKEMGAKRAVLLPVSAPFHCPLMQPAAEAMEAALADVALQAPLVPVFANVTAAPVADPQVIRALLVEQVTGIVRWRESVLAMWDAGVTDYVEVGGKVLAPMVKRTAPDATTASVITMDDIEALAKAL; encoded by the coding sequence ATGCGCGCGTTCATTTTTCCGGGGCAGGGCAGCCAGGCAGTCGGCATGGGGCTGGCATTGTCACAGGCGAGCAGCGCGGCGCGCGAACTGTTCCAGGAGGTCGACGATGCGCTGGGGCAGCATCTGTACCGGATGATGACGCAAGGGCCTGAGAGCAACCTGCTGCTGACCGAGAATGCCCAGCCCGCGATCATGGCGAACGCGATCGCGGTGCTGCGCGTGCTCGAGCGCGAATGCGGGGTGCGGGTAGCCGACAAGGCGGGGTATGTCGCGGGGCACAGCCTTGGCGAATATACCGCGCTGTGCGCCGCGGGCGCGATCGATGTCGCGACCACCGCACGGCTGCTGAAGCTGCGCGGGCAGGCGATGCAGGCGGCGGTGCCGGTGGGCGAGGGGGCGATGGCGGCCTTGCTGGGTGCGGATCGCGAGAAGGCGCAGGCGATTGCCGACGCCGCCGCACAGGGCGAGGTCTGCACCGTCGCCAACGACAATGACCCGGGGCAGGTGGTGATTTCAGGCGCACGCGGCGCGATCGAGCGCGCGGTGGCGCTGGCCAAGGAGATGGGGGCCAAGCGCGCGGTGCTGCTGCCGGTCTCGGCACCGTTCCACTGCCCGCTGATGCAACCCGCCGCCGAGGCGATGGAAGCCGCGCTCGCCGATGTCGCGCTGCAGGCGCCGCTGGTGCCGGTGTTTGCCAACGTCACCGCCGCGCCGGTCGCCGACCCGCAGGTGATCCGCGCGCTGCTGGTCGAGCAGGTGACGGGGATCGTCCGCTGGCGCGAATCGGTGCTGGCGATGTGGGATGCCGGGGTGACCGACTATGTCGAGGTGGGGGGCAAGGTGCTGGCGCCGATGGTGAAGCGCACGGCGCCTGATGCTACGACCGCTAGCGTGATCACGATGGATGATATCGAGGCGCTGGCGAAAGCGCTGTGA
- the fabG gene encoding 3-oxoacyl-[acyl-carrier-protein] reductase produces MFDLTGMTALVTGASGGIGSAIAQALAAQGARLAVSGSNADKLEAFRAQLGGEHVALACNLSDGAAVDALVPQAVEALGGRMDILVNNAGVTRDNLAMRMKDDEWNDVLRVNLEAAFRLCRAAARPMMKARFGRIVSITSVVGATGNPGQANYAASKAGLVGMSKALAQELASRNITVNCVAPGFIRSAMTDGLPEAQKTALLTRIPAGDLGKGEDVAAAVVYLASREAGYVTGQTLHVNGGMAML; encoded by the coding sequence ATGTTCGATTTGACAGGCATGACCGCGCTGGTGACCGGCGCATCGGGTGGGATCGGTTCGGCGATCGCGCAGGCGCTTGCGGCGCAGGGGGCGCGGTTGGCGGTTTCGGGGTCGAATGCCGACAAGCTCGAGGCGTTTCGCGCGCAGCTTGGCGGCGAGCATGTCGCGCTGGCGTGCAACCTGTCCGACGGCGCGGCGGTCGATGCGCTGGTGCCGCAAGCGGTCGAGGCGCTGGGCGGGCGGATGGATATCCTGGTCAACAACGCCGGGGTCACGCGTGACAATCTGGCGATGCGGATGAAGGACGACGAATGGAACGACGTCCTCCGCGTCAATCTCGAGGCGGCGTTCCGCCTCTGCCGGGCGGCGGCGCGACCGATGATGAAGGCGCGGTTCGGGCGGATCGTGTCGATTACCTCGGTGGTGGGCGCGACGGGCAATCCGGGCCAGGCGAACTATGCCGCGTCGAAGGCGGGGCTGGTCGGCATGTCGAAGGCGCTCGCCCAGGAGCTCGCCAGCCGCAACATCACCGTCAATTGCGTCGCCCCGGGCTTCATCCGCTCGGCGATGACCGACGGGCTGCCCGAGGCGCAGAAGACCGCGCTGCTGACGCGCATCCCCGCGGGCGACCTGGGCAAGGGCGAGGACGTCGCTGCAGCGGTGGTGTATCTCGCCAGCCGCGAGGCGGGCTATGTCACCGGGCAGACGCTGCACGTGAATGGTGGGATGGCGATGTTGTAA